Proteins from a genomic interval of Siniperca chuatsi isolate FFG_IHB_CAS linkage group LG10, ASM2008510v1, whole genome shotgun sequence:
- the klhl17 gene encoding kelch-like protein 17 isoform X2, translated as MMEGGMQLLNRDGHSISHNSKRHYHDSFVSMNRMRQRSLLCDIVLHVSNKEIKAHKVVLASCSPYFHAMFTNEMSESRQTHVTLHDIDPQALEQLVQYAYTAEIVVGEGNVQTLLPAASLLQLNGVRDACCKFLLSQLDPSNCLGIRGFADTHSCSDLLKSAHKYVLQHFVEVSKTEEFMLLPLKQVLDLISSDNLNVPSEEEVYRAVLSWVKHDIDGRRQHVPWLMKCVRLPLLRRDFLMSNVDTELLVRHHSECKDLLIEALKYHLMPEQRGVLSNSRTRPRRCEGASPVLFAVGGGSLFAIHGDCEAYDTRTDRWHMVASMSTRRARVGVAAIGNRLYAVGGYDGTSDLATVESYDPITNSWQPEVSMGTRRSCLGVAVLHGLLYAAGGYDGASCLNSAERYDPLTSTWTSIAAMSTRRRYVRVATLDGSLYAVGGYDSSSHLATVEKYDPQGNTWTAIANMLSRRSSAGVAVLDGMLYVAGGNDGTSCLNSVERFNPKTNTWEGVAPMNIRRSTHDLVAMDGWLYAVGGNDGSSSLNSIEKYNPRSNKWVAASCMFTRRSSVGVAVLELLNFPPPSSPTLSVSSTSL; from the exons ATGATGGAGGGAGGCATGCAGCTGCTCAACCGTGATGGCCACAGCATCTCGCACAACTCAAAGCGCCACTACCACGACTCCTTCGTGTCCATGAACAGGATGCGACAGCGTAGCCTGCTGTGTGACATTGTGCTCCATGTCTCCAACAAAGAAATCAAGGCGCACAAAGTGGTGCTGGCATCCTGCAGTCCATACTTCCACGCTATGTTTACCA ATGAGATGTCGGAGAGTCGGCAGACCCATGTGACCCTACATGACATCGACCCTCAGGCTTTGGAGCAGCTGGTCCAGTACGCCTACACAGCAGAGATTGTGGTTGGGGAAGGCAACGTCCAG ACTTTGCTCCCAGCAGCCAGCCTGCTGCAGCTCAACGGGGTGCGGGACGCCTGCTGTAAGTTCCTCCTCAGCCAGCTGGACCCCTCCAACTGCCTGGGCATCCGAGGCTTTGCAGACACGCACTCCTGCAGCGACCTGCTCAAGTCAGCACACAAGTATGTCCTGCAGCACTTTGTCGAGGTGTCCAAGACAGAGGAGttcatgctgctgccactgaaACAG GTCCTGGATTTAATCTCCAGTGACAATCTAAATGTGCCATCTGAAGAGGAAGTGTACCGGGCTGTGTTGAGCTGGGTGAAACATGACATAGATGGACGCAGGCAACATGTTCCTTGG CTGATGAAGTGTGTCCGGCTGCCACTGCTGAGGCGAGACTTTTTGATGAGCAACGTGGATACAGAGTTACTGGTGCGTCACCACTCGGAGTGCAAGGACCTGCTGATCGAGGCTCTCAAATACCACCTGATGCCTGAGCAGAGGGGAGTCCTCAGCAACAGCCGTACGCGCCCACGACGCTGTGAGGGCGCCAGCCCTGTGCTCTTCGCCGTTG GTGGTGGCAGCCTGTTTGCCATCCATGGAGACTGCGAGGCGTATGACACCAGGACAGATCGCTGGCATATGGTGGCGTCCATGTCCACTCGGCGGGCACGGGTGGGCGTGGCAGCCATTGGGAATAGACTTTATGCTGTTGGAGG GTATGATGGCACCTCAGACCTCGCAACTGTGGAGTCCTACGACCCCATCACGAACTCCTGGCAACCTGAGGTTTCCATGGGAACACGACGGAGCTGTTTGGGTGTAGCAGTCCTGCATGGCCTACTGTATGCTGCTGGAGGTTATGATGGAGCTTCCTGCCTCAATAG tGCAGAGCGTTACGACCCTTTGACCAGTACATGGACCTCGATTGCTGCCATGAGCACTCGTAGGAGATATGTCCGAGTAGCAACTCTGG ATGGCAGCTTGTATGCAGTGGGAGGTTATGACAGCTCCTCACATCTCGCAACAGTGGAGAAATATGACCCCCAG GGCAACACATGGACAGCCATTGCCAACATGCTGAGTCGGCGCAGCAGTGCTGGGGTGGCCGTGCTGGACGGCATGCTGTATGTCGCAGGAGGAAATGACGGCACCAGTTGCCTGAACTCTGTGGAGCGGTTCAACCCCAAGACCAACACCTGGGAGGGAGTGGCCCCCATGAACATACGCAG GAGCACCCATGACCTGGTGGCTATGGATGGCTGGTTATATGCAGTGGGAGGTAACGATGGCAGCTCCAGTCTCAACTCCATCGAGAAGTACAACCCACGCAGCAACAAATGGGTCGCGGCCTCCTGCATGTTCACACGGCGCAGCAGTGTGGGTGTGGCTGTGCTGGAGCTGCTGAACTTCCCACCGCCCTCCTCGCCCACCCTCTCGGTTTCCTCCACCAGCCTTTGA
- the klhl17 gene encoding kelch-like protein 17 isoform X1, which yields MMEGGMQLLNRDGHSISHNSKRHYHDSFVSMNRMRQRSLLCDIVLHVSNKEIKAHKVVLASCSPYFHAMFTNEMSESRQTHVTLHDIDPQALEQLVQYAYTAEIVVGEGNVQTLLPAASLLQLNGVRDACCKFLLSQLDPSNCLGIRGFADTHSCSDLLKSAHKYVLQHFVEVSKTEEFMLLPLKQVLDLISSDNLNVPSEEEVYRAVLSWVKHDIDGRRQHVPWLMKCVRLPLLRRDFLMSNVDTELLVRHHSECKDLLIEALKYHLMPEQRGVLSNSRTRPRRCEGASPVLFAVGQCAPEGGGSLFAIHGDCEAYDTRTDRWHMVASMSTRRARVGVAAIGNRLYAVGGYDGTSDLATVESYDPITNSWQPEVSMGTRRSCLGVAVLHGLLYAAGGYDGASCLNSAERYDPLTSTWTSIAAMSTRRRYVRVATLDGSLYAVGGYDSSSHLATVEKYDPQGNTWTAIANMLSRRSSAGVAVLDGMLYVAGGNDGTSCLNSVERFNPKTNTWEGVAPMNIRRSTHDLVAMDGWLYAVGGNDGSSSLNSIEKYNPRSNKWVAASCMFTRRSSVGVAVLELLNFPPPSSPTLSVSSTSL from the exons ATGATGGAGGGAGGCATGCAGCTGCTCAACCGTGATGGCCACAGCATCTCGCACAACTCAAAGCGCCACTACCACGACTCCTTCGTGTCCATGAACAGGATGCGACAGCGTAGCCTGCTGTGTGACATTGTGCTCCATGTCTCCAACAAAGAAATCAAGGCGCACAAAGTGGTGCTGGCATCCTGCAGTCCATACTTCCACGCTATGTTTACCA ATGAGATGTCGGAGAGTCGGCAGACCCATGTGACCCTACATGACATCGACCCTCAGGCTTTGGAGCAGCTGGTCCAGTACGCCTACACAGCAGAGATTGTGGTTGGGGAAGGCAACGTCCAG ACTTTGCTCCCAGCAGCCAGCCTGCTGCAGCTCAACGGGGTGCGGGACGCCTGCTGTAAGTTCCTCCTCAGCCAGCTGGACCCCTCCAACTGCCTGGGCATCCGAGGCTTTGCAGACACGCACTCCTGCAGCGACCTGCTCAAGTCAGCACACAAGTATGTCCTGCAGCACTTTGTCGAGGTGTCCAAGACAGAGGAGttcatgctgctgccactgaaACAG GTCCTGGATTTAATCTCCAGTGACAATCTAAATGTGCCATCTGAAGAGGAAGTGTACCGGGCTGTGTTGAGCTGGGTGAAACATGACATAGATGGACGCAGGCAACATGTTCCTTGG CTGATGAAGTGTGTCCGGCTGCCACTGCTGAGGCGAGACTTTTTGATGAGCAACGTGGATACAGAGTTACTGGTGCGTCACCACTCGGAGTGCAAGGACCTGCTGATCGAGGCTCTCAAATACCACCTGATGCCTGAGCAGAGGGGAGTCCTCAGCAACAGCCGTACGCGCCCACGACGCTGTGAGGGCGCCAGCCCTGTGCTCTTCGCCGTTGGTCAGTGTGCCCCTGAAG GTGGTGGCAGCCTGTTTGCCATCCATGGAGACTGCGAGGCGTATGACACCAGGACAGATCGCTGGCATATGGTGGCGTCCATGTCCACTCGGCGGGCACGGGTGGGCGTGGCAGCCATTGGGAATAGACTTTATGCTGTTGGAGG GTATGATGGCACCTCAGACCTCGCAACTGTGGAGTCCTACGACCCCATCACGAACTCCTGGCAACCTGAGGTTTCCATGGGAACACGACGGAGCTGTTTGGGTGTAGCAGTCCTGCATGGCCTACTGTATGCTGCTGGAGGTTATGATGGAGCTTCCTGCCTCAATAG tGCAGAGCGTTACGACCCTTTGACCAGTACATGGACCTCGATTGCTGCCATGAGCACTCGTAGGAGATATGTCCGAGTAGCAACTCTGG ATGGCAGCTTGTATGCAGTGGGAGGTTATGACAGCTCCTCACATCTCGCAACAGTGGAGAAATATGACCCCCAG GGCAACACATGGACAGCCATTGCCAACATGCTGAGTCGGCGCAGCAGTGCTGGGGTGGCCGTGCTGGACGGCATGCTGTATGTCGCAGGAGGAAATGACGGCACCAGTTGCCTGAACTCTGTGGAGCGGTTCAACCCCAAGACCAACACCTGGGAGGGAGTGGCCCCCATGAACATACGCAG GAGCACCCATGACCTGGTGGCTATGGATGGCTGGTTATATGCAGTGGGAGGTAACGATGGCAGCTCCAGTCTCAACTCCATCGAGAAGTACAACCCACGCAGCAACAAATGGGTCGCGGCCTCCTGCATGTTCACACGGCGCAGCAGTGTGGGTGTGGCTGTGCTGGAGCTGCTGAACTTCCCACCGCCCTCCTCGCCCACCCTCTCGGTTTCCTCCACCAGCCTTTGA